The Anas platyrhynchos isolate ZD024472 breed Pekin duck chromosome 3, IASCAAS_PekinDuck_T2T, whole genome shotgun sequence genome includes a window with the following:
- the HTR1B gene encoding 5-hydroxytryptamine receptor 1B, translated as MEPASPCRAPLLPANDSYHGRNCSAEEGIYQDATPLSGKIVLAVVLALVTLATVLSNAFVIATVYQTRKLHTPANYLIASLAVTDLLVSILVMPISTVYTVTGKWTLGQIVCDIWLSSDITCCTASILHLCVIALDRYWAITDAVEYSTKRTPKRAAGMIALVWVFSICISMPPLFWRQAKAEEVSHCVVNTDHVLYTVYSTVGAFYFPTLLLIALYGRIYVEARSRILKQTPKKAGKRLTRAQLITDSPGSSSSVTSINSKAPEGSSETGSPVYMNQVKVKVSDALLEKKKLTAARERKATKTLGIILGAFIVCWLPFFIISLVLPICKDACWFHMAIFDFFTWLGYLNSLINPIIYTMSNEDFKQAFHKLIRFRCTS; from the coding sequence ATGGAGCCGGCGAGCCCCTGCCGGGCGCCGCTGCTCCCCGCCAACGACTCTTACCACGGGCGAAACTGCAGCGCCGAGGAAGGGATCTACCAAGATGCCACCCCCCTCTCCGGGAAGATCGTGCTCGCCGTCGTCCTGGCGCTCGTCACCCTGGCCACGGTGCTCTCCAACGCCTTTGTCATCGCCACGGTCTACCAGACGAGGAAACTCCACACGCCGGCCAACTATCTCATCGCCTCGCTGGCCGTCACCGACCTCCTCGTCTCCATCCTCGTCATGCCCATCAGCACCGTGTACACTGTGACCGGCAAGTGGACGCTGGGCCAGATCGTCTGCGATATCTGGCTGTCCTCGGACATCACCTGTTGCACGGCGTCCATCCTGCACCTCTGTGTCATCGCCCTGGACCGCTACTGGGCGATCACCGACGCCGTCGAGTACTCCACGAAAAGGACTCCCAAGCGGGCAGCGGGCATGATCGCCCTGGTGTGGGTCTTCTCCATCTGCATCTCCATGCCCCCCTTGTTTTGGCGGCAGGCGAAGGCCGAGGAAGTCTCTCACTGTGTGGTGAACACGGACCACGTCCTCTACACCGTGTACTCCACGGTGGGAGCCTTCTACTTCCCCACTTTGCTGCTGATAGCCCTCTACGGGAGAATCTACGTGGAAGCCAGATCGAGGATTTTGAAGCAGACGCCAAAGAAAGCGGGTAAAAGACTAACTCGGGCTCAGCTGATCACGGACTCCCCGGGGTCGTCCTCCTCCGTCACGTCCATAAACTCCAAGGCCCCCGAGGGATCCAGCGAAACGGGCTCGCCCGTGTACATGAACCAGGTGAAGGTGAAGGTTTCGGACGCCCTGCTGGAGAAGAAGAAGCTCACGGCCGCTAGAGAGCGGAAAGCTACAAAGACTTTAGGGATTATTTTAGGAGCCTTCATCGTCTGTTGGCTGCCCTTTTTCATCATCAGCCTGGTGTTGCCTATTTGCAAGGACGCTTGCTGGTTCCACATGGCCATCTTTGACTTTTTCACGTGGCTCGGATATCTCAACTCCCTCATCAACCCCATCATCTATACGATGTCGAACGAAGACTTCAAACAAGCTTTCCACAAACTCATACGTTTCCGATGCACAAGCTGA